The Syngnathus typhle isolate RoL2023-S1 ecotype Sweden linkage group LG11, RoL_Styp_1.0, whole genome shotgun sequence genome contains a region encoding:
- the vgll4b gene encoding transcription cofactor vestigial-like protein 4b isoform X1 — MLLTKMDLLNFQYLDKMNNNIGILCYEGEAALRGDPRLQSLSLSSSSSSSSSSSSSSSSISSHRTGPPPISPTKRKLSGEQGDSDMDDNEHVAKMSRLFAAQLKPHGDYRSSSKDQSRSPMERVVVPGALGIHANHLYSHAHLQHHHHHLASLAALDQPLALTKSSGMAERSSVATHVALPHAVTERQQNRPSVITCAPANNRNCNLSHCPLSHNGCSSLTNSYRRGHANTACDPVIEEHFRRSLGKNYKEPEAAAAAAAATATATNSVSITGSVDDHFAKALGETWLQIKNKSAPSSSTSSPNSSPDSRMINHNHSPSLVS, encoded by the exons ATGCTACTGACGAAAATGGATCTGTTGAATTTCCAGTACCTGGACAAGATGAACAACAACATTGGCATACTCTGCTACGAAG GAGAAGCAGCCTTGCGAGGAGACCCCCGACTGCAGTCTCTCTCCCTgtcctcatcttcttcctcctcttcctcctcctcctcatcttcgtcatccatCTCCAGCCACAGGACGGGCCCGCCACCCATCAGCCCCACCAAGAGGAAGCTGAGCGGGGAGCAGGGGGACAGCGACATGGACGACAACGAGCACGTGGCCAAGATGAGCCGTCTGTTCGCCGCACAGTT GAAACCTCATGGAGACTATCGTAGCTCCTCCAAGGACCAGAGTCGCAGTCCCATGGAGCGTGTAGTGGTGCCCGGGGCTCTCGGCATCCACGCCAACCACCTGTACAGCCACGCCCACCTTcagcaccatcaccaccacctcgCCAGTTTAGCCGCCTTGGACCAGCCGCTGGCGCTCACCAAAAGCAGCGGCATGGCGGAACGAAGCAGCGTGGCGACTCATGTTGCCTTGCCGCACGCCGTCACGGAACGCCAGCAG AATCGTCCATCGGTGATCACATGCGCCCCTGCTAACAACCGCAACTGTAACCTGTCACACTGCCCGCTTTCACACAACGGCTGCTCAAGCCTCACTAACAGCTATAGGAGGGGACACG CCAACACGGCGTGCGACCCCGTCATCGAGGAGCACTTCCGTCGCAGCCTGGGCAAAAACTACAAGGAGCCCGAAGCAGCGGCGGCTGCAGCGGCCGCCACGGCGACAGCCACTAACTCGGTGTCCATCACGGGCTCGGTGGACGACCACTTTGCCAAGGCGCTGGGCGAGACCTGGCTGCAGATCAAGAACAAGAGCGCGCCGTCGTCATCCACCAGCAGCCCCAACTCCTCACCCGACAGCCGCATGATCAACCACAACCACTCCCCTTCTCTGGTCTCCTGA
- the vgll4b gene encoding transcription cofactor vestigial-like protein 4b isoform X2, producing METPLDVLSRAASYVHANEEEREAALRGDPRLQSLSLSSSSSSSSSSSSSSSSISSHRTGPPPISPTKRKLSGEQGDSDMDDNEHVAKMSRLFAAQLKPHGDYRSSSKDQSRSPMERVVVPGALGIHANHLYSHAHLQHHHHHLASLAALDQPLALTKSSGMAERSSVATHVALPHAVTERQQNRPSVITCAPANNRNCNLSHCPLSHNGCSSLTNSYRRGHANTACDPVIEEHFRRSLGKNYKEPEAAAAAAAATATATNSVSITGSVDDHFAKALGETWLQIKNKSAPSSSTSSPNSSPDSRMINHNHSPSLVS from the exons GAGAAGCAGCCTTGCGAGGAGACCCCCGACTGCAGTCTCTCTCCCTgtcctcatcttcttcctcctcttcctcctcctcctcatcttcgtcatccatCTCCAGCCACAGGACGGGCCCGCCACCCATCAGCCCCACCAAGAGGAAGCTGAGCGGGGAGCAGGGGGACAGCGACATGGACGACAACGAGCACGTGGCCAAGATGAGCCGTCTGTTCGCCGCACAGTT GAAACCTCATGGAGACTATCGTAGCTCCTCCAAGGACCAGAGTCGCAGTCCCATGGAGCGTGTAGTGGTGCCCGGGGCTCTCGGCATCCACGCCAACCACCTGTACAGCCACGCCCACCTTcagcaccatcaccaccacctcgCCAGTTTAGCCGCCTTGGACCAGCCGCTGGCGCTCACCAAAAGCAGCGGCATGGCGGAACGAAGCAGCGTGGCGACTCATGTTGCCTTGCCGCACGCCGTCACGGAACGCCAGCAG AATCGTCCATCGGTGATCACATGCGCCCCTGCTAACAACCGCAACTGTAACCTGTCACACTGCCCGCTTTCACACAACGGCTGCTCAAGCCTCACTAACAGCTATAGGAGGGGACACG CCAACACGGCGTGCGACCCCGTCATCGAGGAGCACTTCCGTCGCAGCCTGGGCAAAAACTACAAGGAGCCCGAAGCAGCGGCGGCTGCAGCGGCCGCCACGGCGACAGCCACTAACTCGGTGTCCATCACGGGCTCGGTGGACGACCACTTTGCCAAGGCGCTGGGCGAGACCTGGCTGCAGATCAAGAACAAGAGCGCGCCGTCGTCATCCACCAGCAGCCCCAACTCCTCACCCGACAGCCGCATGATCAACCACAACCACTCCCCTTCTCTGGTCTCCTGA